Proteins encoded in a region of the Solanum dulcamara chromosome 9, daSolDulc1.2, whole genome shotgun sequence genome:
- the LOC129903082 gene encoding ethylene-responsive transcription factor ERF014, whose translation MVKTEQKSLAEPNKTLMPLSSSSSNNNNNNMKMKKNKYKGVRMRSWGSWVSEIRAPNQKTRIWLGSYSTPEAAARAYDAALLCLKGPSASPNLNFPFDSSFYHHIDHHTTLSPKAIQRVAAAAAATAEGGGNEQNIELVLSSSNNDSTNPILSSPSPPPSSSSTSSEEEVCLLPNYTTTTFDQEISMLEQWYNFDSPKYNDMLHGTIFFDPPSMEDVYYEESSADIPLWSFC comes from the coding sequence ATGGTGAAGACAGAGCAAAAGAGTTTAGCAGAGCCAAACAAGACATTAATGCCATTATCATCATCAAGcagcaataataataacaacaacatgaagatgaagaagaataaGTACAAAGGAGTAAGAATGAGAAGCTGGGGATCATGGGTATCAGAAATAAGAGCACCAAATCAGAAAACAAGAATTTGGTTAGGTTCTTATTCTACCCCTGAAGCTGCTGCTAGAGCTTATGATGCTGCACTTTTATGCCTTAAAGGCCCCTCAGCTTCTCCTAatctcaacttcccttttgacTCATCTTTCTATCACCACATTGATCATCACACTACACTATCTCCTAAAGCCATCCAAAGAGTGGCCGCGGCTGCCGCAGCCACAGCTgaaggtggtggaaatgaacaAAATATAGAGTTAGTACTCTCATCATCAAATAATGATAGTACTAATCCTATTTTATCATCTCCATCTCCGccaccttcttcttcttctacttctTCCGAGGAGGAGGTTTGTTTATTACCAAATTATACTACTACAACATTTGATCAAGAGATATCAATGCTTGAGCAATGGTACAACTTTGATTCACCAAAGTACAATGACATGCTACATGGTACTATTTTCTTTGATCCACCTTCAATGGAGGATGTTTATTATGAAGAATCATCTGCAGATATCCCTTTATGGAGTTTTTGCTGA